Genomic segment of Arcobacter sp. LA11:
GGGTTGCAATAGGAGGAAGAGGTACTTTATATGGAGCTATTGTAGGAGCATTTATTGTAAATTATGCAAGTACATATTTTACATCTGCATTACCAGAGGTTTGGTTGTATGCACTTGGAGGATTATTTGTATTTGTAACACTATTTTTACCAAAAGGTGTTGTAGGGTTAATTTCAAAAATTAGCGTAAGTATGAAAAGAAAAGAGAAAGAAGAGGTTCAAAATGTTACTGCTTAAACATGAAAATGAAGAGAATATTGGTGAACTAAAACGTGGTGATAGAATCCTTTATCTTGATGATGTAACAGTTAGTTTTGATGGGTTTAAAGCTTTAAATTCTTTGTCTTTACATATTGAATATGAAGAATTAAGATGTATCATTGGTGCAAATGGTGCAGGAAAATCAACTATGATGGATGTAATTACAGGTAAAACTAGACCAGACCATGGACATGTTGTATTTGGTCAAGCTGTTGATTTACTTCAAATGGATGAACCAAGTATTGCTGAAGTTGGAATTGGAAGAAAATTTCAAAAACCTACTGTATTTGAAGGTCATAGTGTATTTGAAAACTTAGAACTAGCAATGAAAGATGATAAAAGATTTTTTAAAACACTATTTGCAAAAATGAGTGTTGAGCAAAAAGATAAAATTGAACAAACTATGAATCTAATTGGATTAAAAGATTTTTATAAAACAGAAGCTGGAATTTTATCTCATGGTCAAAAACAGTGGTTAGAAATTGGAATGCTTTTAATGCAAGACCCTAAACTACTATTAGTAGATGAGCCAGTTGCTGGAATGACGCCAGGTGAAGTTGAAAAAACAGGTCAAATTTTGACAGACCTCTCAAAAAATCATTCTGTTGTAGTAGTTGAACATGATATGGAATTTATTAGAAGTATTGCAAAAAAGGTAACCGTTTTACATGAAGGTTCAGTTTTAGCAGAAGGTTCTATGAAAGATGTTCAAGAGAATGAAAAAGTAAGAAAAGTGTACTTAGGTGAATAAAAGGCAAACTCGTTTGCCCCTTTAGGGTTTTGTTCACTTTTAACAATTTTTTATAAATTGTGCTAAAAAGTGTAAAAGATATATATGTCCCTTTTAAGTTGGGACAATTTAAAAGGAAACTAATGATAGAGGTAAAGAATATAAACCAATTTTATGGTCAAAGTCATACTCTTTGGGATTTGAGTTTAGAGATTAAGACTGCAAGATGTACTTGTCTTATGGGAAGAAATGGTGTTGGTAAAACAACATTAACAAAGGCAATTATGGGATTAGTTCCTATTAAAGATGGTGAAATTATATTTGAAGAAAATGATATTTCTAAACTAGGAAGTGAGAAAAGAGCCTCTCTTGGTATTGGGTATGTTCCACAAGGAAGAGAGATATTTTCACAACTTACAGTAAGAGAAAATCTTGAGATAGGATTACTCGGAAATAGAAATGGTCTAAAGCATGTACCTGATAAGATATATGAATTGTTTCCAGTTTTAAAAGAGATGTTAAAAAGAAAAGGTGGTGACCTCTCAGGTGGTCAGCAACAGCAGTTGGCTATTGCTAGAGCTTTGTGTTTAGAACCAAAGATATTGATACTTGATGAGCCATCTGAAGGGATTCAGCCAAACATCGTACAACAAATTGGAAAGGTAATAGACTATCTTACTAAAGAGGAGAAAATTACTGTAATACTAGTTGAACAAAAGTTACCATTTGCAAGAAAACATGGAGATGACTTTTTCTTAATTGAAAGAGGAAGAGTTGTAGCAAATGGAGAAATTGAAGAACTAAATGATGAAATAGTAGAACAGTATTTATCAGTATAAATGAGTATATCTTTTGATTTTAAAAACAATATCTTTTCATTAAATAGGCTAAATCTTCCTAGTCGTTACTACTATTTTAACGACAGTGAAAACTATATAAAACTTTTAAGTATAGGTGAGGGAATTTTTCCTAAAGATAGGCTAAAAACTAATATTGAATTAGTAGATTCATCTTGTATTGTAACGACTGAATCTGCAACAAAAGTCTATCCTTCAAAAAAAGAGTTTGGAATAAACTATATAAATATAAATCTTTTAAATTCAAACTTCGAGTTTTTAAATGATGAACTTATTTTATATAAGGATTCAAAACTTTTACAAATACTAAGAGTAAAAGCAGATGAAAACTCAACTTTTTTTTATAGTGATATTTTGACACAAGGAAGATCTTATGAGCATTTTGATTTTGATTCTATGCTTGTAAGAAATAAATTTTATATAAAAAAAGAGTTGGAATATTTTGAAAACTTTGAAGTTGAGGGTTCTGAGCTTAAAAACTATATTAAAAGACATAAGAATAAAAACTATATTTATTTGAAAATCTATATAAAAACTAAACAAAATGGTCATTTTTTAAACACCCTGCATAAAGCCGGATTTGACTCATTTTGTTATACTAAAAATAAAGAGATGATAATAGGTTCTATTAGTTCAGAGAATATGATAACAATCAAAAAAAAGCAAAAAGAACTTTGGAGTCTTTATAGAAAAGAACTAGAAAAAAAAGAGTTCAATCTAGGAAAACAATAATTTAAAAAGAGAGGTTACTATCAATGTTTTTAACAAATCGTGAGCAAGAAAAATTGATGATTTATACTGCTTCAAAACTTGCCTTAGAGCGGAAAGAGAGAGGTTTAAAACTTAACTTCCCAGAAGCTGTTTCTGTTATTAGTTCATTTATACTTGAGGGTGCTAGAGATGGTAGAAGTGTTAGTGAACTTATGGTTAGTGCCACAAAAGTTTTAAAAGCTGATGATGTTATGCCTGGTGTTGCATCTATGATGCATATGGTTCAAACAGAGGCTACTTTTGATGATGGAACAAAACTTGTAACTGTTCATAATCCAATTGCTCTAAGTTCTGATGATAATATTCCAGGAGAATACTTTATTGATGAAGGTGAGGTAGAATTAAACGTAGGAAATGAAAGTATCACTGTAGAAATTGAAAATATAGGAGATAGACCAATACAAGTAGGTTCTCACTATCACTTTTTTGAAACAAATGCTTTTTTAGAGTTTGATAGAAAAAAAGCTTATGGAAAAAGATTAAATATAGCATCTGGAACTTCTGTAAGATTTGAGCCAGGTAGTAAAAAAGAGATTGAACTTGTAGATTTTAAAGGTAAAAGATATATTGCTGGATTTAATGGTTTAGTAAATGGATATTTAGATGAAGAAGAAACAAAAGAAAAAGCCATGCAGAATCTAGAAATTTTTTTAGGGAGTAGGTCATGAGAATATCAAAACAAAAATATGCTTCAATGTATGGACCAACTACAAATGATAGATTTAGATTAGCGGATACTTCTTTAATTGCTAAGATTGAAAAAGATTTTACAACATATGGTGAAGAGAGTAAATTTGGTGGTGGAAAAACTATTAGAGATGGTATGAGTCAATCTCCACTTGCTGTTGATGTTGCTGATTTGATTATTACAAATGCAATAATTATTGATTATACAGGTATTTACAAAGCTGATATTGGAATTAAAAATGGAAAAATATCTGCTATAGGTAAAAGTGGAAATCCATATAATTGTGATGGTATAACTGAAGGCTTAGAGATAGGGGCAAATACTGAAATACTTTCAGCAGAAGGGAAGATAATCACTGCTGGTGGTATTGATGCACATATTCATTTTATAAGTCCTGGACAAATAGATGAAGCCTTAGCAAGTGGAGTAACTACTATGATTGGTGGAGGAACTGGACCAAATACTGGTACAAATGCAACAACTTGTACTCCAGGTGAATTTCATATTCATAAGATGATGCAATCTGTTGATGATTTACCTTTAAATTTTGGATTTATGGGAAAAGGAAATAGTTCAAATTATGAAGCTTTAAAAGTACAAGTTGAAGCTGGAGCTATGGGTCTTAAACTTCATGAAGATTGGGGTACAACACCAAATGCTGTAGATACTTGTCTAAAAGTTGCAGATGATTTAGATGTACAAGTTGCTATTCATACAGATACTTTAAATGAATCAGGTTTTGTAGATAATACAGTAAATGCTTTTGGTGGGAGAACTATTCATACTTTCCATAGTGAAGGAGCAGGTGGTGGACATGCCCCTGATATTATGAAAGTTGCAGGATTAGAAAATATTTTACCATCAAGTACAAATCCAACACTTCCATATACAAAAAACACTATTGAAGAACACCTTGATATGCTTATGGTTTGTCATCATTTAAGTCCAAAGATTCCAGAAGATGTAAGTTTTGCTGAGTCAAGAATTAGAGGTAAAACTATTGCAGCAGAAGATGTACTTCATGATATAGGTGCTATAT
This window contains:
- a CDS encoding urease accessory protein UreD, whose product is MSISFDFKNNIFSLNRLNLPSRYYYFNDSENYIKLLSIGEGIFPKDRLKTNIELVDSSCIVTTESATKVYPSKKEFGINYININLLNSNFEFLNDELILYKDSKLLQILRVKADENSTFFYSDILTQGRSYEHFDFDSMLVRNKFYIKKELEYFENFEVEGSELKNYIKRHKNKNYIYLKIYIKTKQNGHFLNTLHKAGFDSFCYTKNKEMIIGSISSENMITIKKKQKELWSLYRKELEKKEFNLGKQ
- the ureC gene encoding urease subunit alpha, which translates into the protein MRISKQKYASMYGPTTNDRFRLADTSLIAKIEKDFTTYGEESKFGGGKTIRDGMSQSPLAVDVADLIITNAIIIDYTGIYKADIGIKNGKISAIGKSGNPYNCDGITEGLEIGANTEILSAEGKIITAGGIDAHIHFISPGQIDEALASGVTTMIGGGTGPNTGTNATTCTPGEFHIHKMMQSVDDLPLNFGFMGKGNSSNYEALKVQVEAGAMGLKLHEDWGTTPNAVDTCLKVADDLDVQVAIHTDTLNESGFVDNTVNAFGGRTIHTFHSEGAGGGHAPDIMKVAGLENILPSSTNPTLPYTKNTIEEHLDMLMVCHHLSPKIPEDVSFAESRIRGKTIAAEDVLHDIGAISMTSSDSQAMGRVGEVVIRTWQVADSMKKQRGALDLDNEKDDNERIKRYIAKYTINPAIACGIDEHVGSVEVGKMADLVLWTPAFFGVKPEIIIKGGFIALSMMGDSNASIPTPEPNMYRPMFGSLGKAAAKTSAIFVSQTSIDCGVENKLDINKEILAVKNTRNITKRDMRLNDFIGDIEVDPETYDVKVNGEIIESHYMTELPMAKKYFLF
- the urtE gene encoding urea ABC transporter ATP-binding subunit UrtE; translated protein: MIEVKNINQFYGQSHTLWDLSLEIKTARCTCLMGRNGVGKTTLTKAIMGLVPIKDGEIIFEENDISKLGSEKRASLGIGYVPQGREIFSQLTVRENLEIGLLGNRNGLKHVPDKIYELFPVLKEMLKRKGGDLSGGQQQQLAIARALCLEPKILILDEPSEGIQPNIVQQIGKVIDYLTKEEKITVILVEQKLPFARKHGDDFFLIERGRVVANGEIEELNDEIVEQYLSV
- the urtD gene encoding urea ABC transporter ATP-binding protein UrtD, with the translated sequence MLLLKHENEENIGELKRGDRILYLDDVTVSFDGFKALNSLSLHIEYEELRCIIGANGAGKSTMMDVITGKTRPDHGHVVFGQAVDLLQMDEPSIAEVGIGRKFQKPTVFEGHSVFENLELAMKDDKRFFKTLFAKMSVEQKDKIEQTMNLIGLKDFYKTEAGILSHGQKQWLEIGMLLMQDPKLLLVDEPVAGMTPGEVEKTGQILTDLSKNHSVVVVEHDMEFIRSIAKKVTVLHEGSVLAEGSMKDVQENEKVRKVYLGE
- a CDS encoding urease subunit beta, with the translated sequence MFLTNREQEKLMIYTASKLALERKERGLKLNFPEAVSVISSFILEGARDGRSVSELMVSATKVLKADDVMPGVASMMHMVQTEATFDDGTKLVTVHNPIALSSDDNIPGEYFIDEGEVELNVGNESITVEIENIGDRPIQVGSHYHFFETNAFLEFDRKKAYGKRLNIASGTSVRFEPGSKKEIELVDFKGKRYIAGFNGLVNGYLDEEETKEKAMQNLEIFLGSRS